One window from the genome of Streptomyces sp. NBC_00708 encodes:
- a CDS encoding MFS transporter, with protein MTTAPPRTGPRAYPSLRAAWIPLAALCLAFFVEMVDNTLLSIALPTIGRDLGSGTTALQWVTGAYSLTFGGLLLTAGSMADRLGRRRVLLIGLAVFGALSLCVVLVSTAGELIALRAALGIAAAAMAPITNSLVFRLFDDKALRMRAMTVMIIVGMSGFVLGPLLGGTALAHVRWEWLLIVNAPIALIACIGVRLGVPADRPEDLTKDRLDVPGAALSVAAIGLACYSLTSGVEHGWLSGITLASVVGALAAGFAFVRHERRSAAPMLDLRLFSNGTVRGAAIAQIGTSIAMASVMFGLILHFQYAYGWSPVRAGLANLPIIVTMLMATPLSEWLARRFGHRIACLVGAACLAGSLAGLSWGVAHGYAVIALCMVLMTVGLRTVMTICAVALVDAMPSNRTSIAAALNDTAQEVGTSVGTAVVGTLIAALVTTQLPAGVWSSDLVSSFFHGERITYALLAVVVGLIAAGGALSLTDSRSVEEHPVEEPA; from the coding sequence ATGACTACCGCCCCGCCCCGAACCGGGCCTCGCGCCTATCCCTCCCTGCGAGCCGCCTGGATACCCCTGGCCGCCCTGTGCCTGGCCTTCTTCGTCGAGATGGTCGACAACACGCTGTTGTCGATCGCTCTGCCCACCATCGGCCGCGACCTCGGCAGCGGGACGACCGCGCTGCAGTGGGTCACCGGTGCCTACTCGCTGACGTTCGGTGGCCTTCTGCTCACCGCCGGGTCCATGGCGGACCGGCTCGGGCGCCGACGGGTGCTCCTGATCGGGCTCGCCGTGTTCGGCGCCCTCAGCCTCTGCGTCGTCCTCGTCAGCACCGCGGGCGAGCTCATCGCCCTGCGGGCCGCACTCGGCATCGCCGCCGCGGCCATGGCCCCGATCACGAACTCACTGGTCTTCCGCCTGTTCGACGACAAGGCCCTGCGCATGCGCGCGATGACCGTCATGATCATCGTCGGCATGTCCGGCTTCGTCCTCGGGCCCCTGCTCGGCGGCACGGCGCTGGCGCACGTGCGGTGGGAGTGGCTGCTGATCGTCAACGCCCCGATCGCGTTGATCGCGTGCATCGGCGTCCGGCTCGGCGTACCCGCCGACCGGCCGGAGGACCTGACCAAGGACCGGCTCGACGTGCCGGGGGCCGCCCTGAGCGTCGCCGCCATCGGCCTCGCCTGCTACTCGCTGACCAGCGGCGTCGAGCACGGCTGGCTCTCCGGGATCACCCTGGCGTCGGTCGTGGGCGCCCTCGCGGCCGGGTTCGCGTTCGTCCGGCACGAGCGGCGCAGCGCGGCACCCATGCTGGACCTGCGCCTCTTCTCCAACGGCACCGTCCGGGGCGCGGCCATCGCGCAGATCGGGACGTCCATCGCGATGGCCAGCGTGATGTTCGGCCTGATCCTGCACTTCCAGTACGCGTACGGGTGGAGCCCGGTACGGGCCGGCCTGGCCAACCTGCCGATCATCGTGACGATGCTGATGGCCACGCCGCTGTCCGAGTGGCTGGCCCGCCGGTTCGGCCACCGCATCGCCTGCCTGGTGGGCGCGGCCTGTCTGGCGGGGTCGCTCGCCGGCCTCTCCTGGGGCGTCGCGCACGGTTACGCGGTCATCGCGCTGTGCATGGTGCTCATGACCGTGGGCCTGCGTACCGTGATGACGATCTGCGCGGTCGCCCTCGTCGACGCCATGCCGAGCAACCGCACCTCGATCGCCGCCGCCCTGAACGACACCGCCCAGGAGGTCGGCACCAGCGTCGGCACCGCCGTGGTCGGCACGCTGATCGCCGCGCTGGTCACCACGCAGCTCCCCGCCGGTGTGTGGAGCAGCGACCTTGTGTCCTCGTTCTTCCACGGTGAGCGGATCACCTACGCGCTGCTCGCCGTCGTCGTCGGGCTCATCGCGGCCGGCGGTGCGCTGAGCCTCACCGATTCCCGCTCGGTGGAGGAACACCCCGTCGAGGAACCCGCCTGA
- a CDS encoding YciI family protein: MEYFCYHRDRPGCRALREELIEEHWSYMDRYVKELIARGPTLAADGETPTGSVHIVDLPDAATARAFAFDEPNYQAGAYRDVLIRRWRNVLGRTMWEYPGDPETGSRYLVLGLGEGPAVDLELPSAQDELIAYGPLLADDGETWLGTAVLLGAASREEARAVLTADRYADVEVHNWDFGGRG; encoded by the coding sequence ATGGAGTACTTCTGCTACCACCGAGACCGGCCGGGCTGCCGCGCCCTGCGCGAAGAACTGATCGAGGAGCACTGGTCCTACATGGACCGGTACGTGAAGGAACTCATCGCCCGGGGGCCGACCCTCGCCGCCGACGGTGAGACGCCCACCGGAAGCGTGCACATCGTCGACCTTCCCGATGCGGCCACCGCCCGTGCGTTCGCCTTCGACGAGCCCAACTACCAGGCAGGTGCGTATCGGGACGTGCTGATACGCCGGTGGCGCAACGTGCTGGGCCGCACCATGTGGGAATACCCGGGAGACCCGGAGACCGGCAGTCGCTACCTCGTGCTCGGCCTCGGTGAAGGCCCCGCCGTCGACCTCGAACTGCCATCCGCTCAGGACGAGTTGATCGCGTACGGGCCGCTGCTGGCCGACGACGGCGAGACCTGGCTCGGCACAGCCGTCCTGCTCGGGGCCGCGAGCCGGGAGGAGGCACGTGCCGTCCTCACGGCGGACCGGTACGCGGACGTGGAGGTCCACAACTGGGACTTCGGCGGCCGCGGATGA
- a CDS encoding S1 RNA-binding domain-containing protein: MDWQAESPELWTFLESLHSGEILTGTVTAIERFGVFVALDEGPGHPVFPGVGFLTVPELSWRRLDRPEDVVRVGQRVTCEFLGFDTHNAEARLSLCALQPDPLRAFAYRTEAGHVLRGTVTKVCPIGVFVDVGDGIEGLVPFREHLDLAEVPGLRSAGRPEDFEVGADLVIVVLHIDLSRRRLLFALADDTWQTSVAAPDQRTGRGAWASGRR; encoded by the coding sequence ATGGACTGGCAGGCCGAGAGCCCCGAGCTCTGGACGTTTCTGGAATCACTGCACAGCGGCGAGATACTCACGGGCACCGTCACGGCGATTGAGAGGTTCGGGGTCTTCGTCGCGCTGGACGAGGGGCCGGGGCATCCCGTTTTTCCCGGCGTCGGATTCCTCACCGTGCCCGAACTGTCGTGGCGGCGCCTCGACCGGCCCGAGGACGTCGTCCGGGTGGGACAGCGTGTCACGTGCGAGTTCCTCGGTTTCGACACCCACAACGCGGAGGCCAGGCTGTCCCTGTGCGCCCTGCAACCCGATCCGCTGAGGGCATTCGCCTACCGCACCGAAGCGGGCCACGTACTGCGCGGGACGGTGACGAAGGTGTGTCCCATCGGCGTATTCGTCGATGTCGGGGACGGGATCGAGGGGTTGGTTCCCTTCAGGGAGCATCTCGATCTCGCCGAGGTCCCCGGGCTCCGTTCGGCCGGCCGGCCGGAGGACTTCGAGGTCGGTGCCGACCTCGTCATCGTCGTCCTGCACATCGACCTGTCGCGCAGACGCTTGCTGTTCGCCCTGGCGGACGACACCTGGCAGACGAGTGTCGCAGCGCCCGATCAGCGGACCGGCCGTGGAGCATGGGCATCCGGCCGGCGATGA
- a CDS encoding dihydrofolate reductase family protein — protein MTSLTVDFIISLDGYASAEGWPGFWGMEGPEYLAWINSESEKQHVSLMGATTYRLMSGFADQMADDPGFAELNAMPKVVFSSTLEAPLTWRATELVRGDAVEAVREMKKSGTRPLRTLGSLTLCRSLLKAGLVDRFRVVLFPVITGATGRERIFDAYPDVRLDLVESRVFDGRLQLLEYVPTVLDGPPGESGGNG, from the coding sequence ATGACAAGCCTCACGGTGGACTTCATCATCTCGCTCGACGGATACGCGTCCGCGGAGGGCTGGCCCGGGTTCTGGGGCATGGAGGGGCCCGAATACCTCGCCTGGATCAACAGCGAGAGCGAGAAGCAGCACGTCAGCCTGATGGGCGCCACGACCTACCGGCTGATGTCCGGGTTCGCCGACCAGATGGCCGACGACCCCGGATTCGCCGAGCTGAACGCCATGCCCAAGGTCGTCTTCTCGTCCACCCTCGAAGCGCCCCTGACCTGGCGGGCCACCGAGCTCGTCCGGGGTGATGCCGTCGAGGCCGTGCGGGAGATGAAGAAGAGCGGGACGCGGCCCCTGCGTACCCTCGGCAGCCTCACTCTGTGCAGGTCGCTGCTGAAGGCCGGTCTCGTGGACCGCTTCCGGGTCGTGCTCTTTCCCGTGATCACCGGCGCCACCGGTCGCGAGAGAATCTTCGACGCGTATCCCGACGTACGCCTCGATCTCGTCGAGAGCCGCGTCTTCGACGGCCGGCTCCAGCTGCTGGAGTACGTCCCCACCGTCCTCGACGGGCCGCCCGGCGAGAGCGGCGGGAACGGCTGA
- a CDS encoding MarR family transcriptional regulator, translating into MPENEQAVSETAAHAAHEVRVVYSRLRRRLRETYDRAELTPSQTSVLSRLDKDGEASVVDLAAAEGVRHQSVASTVGALVERGLAARRRDPEDGRRQLVHVTESGHAFLEDRRRAGEDWLARTLEERCTEEERRTLLAATAVLERIVNS; encoded by the coding sequence ATGCCCGAGAACGAACAGGCCGTCTCCGAGACGGCCGCGCACGCGGCGCACGAGGTCCGCGTGGTGTACAGCCGGCTGCGGCGGCGTCTGCGCGAGACGTACGACCGTGCCGAGCTCACGCCCTCCCAGACCTCCGTCCTCAGTCGCCTCGACAAGGACGGCGAGGCGTCGGTCGTCGACCTGGCCGCCGCCGAGGGCGTCCGGCACCAGTCCGTGGCGAGCACCGTCGGCGCTCTCGTCGAGCGCGGCCTGGCCGCCCGCCGCCGCGACCCCGAGGACGGCCGCCGCCAGCTGGTCCACGTGACCGAGAGCGGCCACGCGTTCCTGGAGGACCGCCGGCGCGCCGGTGAGGACTGGCTCGCCCGGACCCTGGAGGAGCGGTGCACGGAGGAGGAGCGCCGGACCCTGCTCGCCGCGACCGCCGTGCTGGAGCGGATCGTCAACTCGTGA
- a CDS encoding MFS transporter translates to MSTALTRAVRRWRPGRDKGLANGFDRRLLAPMMTGAALNPVNSSIISVSLVPIGAAFGAPPSRTAWLISALYLATAIGQPVMGRLIDLFGPRRLFLTGAALTGAAGVVGMLAPGLGVLIAARVLLGFGTCAGYPAAMYLIRSEARRTGEESPAAVLTALAVTTQTIAVVGPALGGLLVGVGGWRATLAVNIPLSLLGLYLGARRIPALPGTGRTDGRHPLRSLDLPGMSLFAVALLCLLLFLMDIGSGAWYLLVLTLAAGAGFLWRELRTAEPFIDVRVLGGNLPLVATYTRALLCYVVTYAFLYGFTQWTEQGRGLSASQAGLVQLPLFATAIVVSTLTGRRQAVRGKLVVGAVGQIAACALLLLLSTGSPVWMLPAVMAVLGVPQGLNGLALQNAVYHQAGSDRIGSSAGLLRTFGYLGAITASAANGAFFGQRADTGGLHHLAWFMLAASVLFLLVTVLDRSLRRIGEN, encoded by the coding sequence GTGAGTACGGCCCTGACACGCGCGGTCCGACGGTGGCGCCCCGGGCGGGACAAGGGACTGGCGAACGGTTTCGACCGGCGGCTCCTCGCCCCGATGATGACGGGGGCGGCGCTCAACCCGGTCAACTCCTCCATCATCTCCGTCTCCCTGGTCCCCATCGGGGCCGCCTTCGGCGCACCGCCTTCCCGGACCGCCTGGCTGATCTCCGCGCTTTACCTGGCCACCGCGATAGGCCAGCCGGTGATGGGCCGGCTGATCGACCTGTTCGGGCCCCGGCGGCTGTTCCTGACCGGGGCCGCGCTGACCGGGGCCGCCGGAGTCGTCGGCATGCTGGCGCCCGGCCTGGGTGTGCTCATCGCCGCTCGGGTCCTGCTCGGCTTCGGCACCTGCGCCGGCTACCCGGCCGCGATGTACCTCATCCGCAGCGAGGCGCGGCGCACCGGGGAGGAGAGCCCGGCCGCGGTGCTGACCGCGCTCGCCGTCACCACCCAGACCATCGCCGTCGTCGGCCCTGCCCTCGGCGGACTGCTCGTCGGTGTCGGCGGCTGGCGCGCCACGCTGGCCGTGAACATCCCGCTGTCGCTCCTCGGCCTGTACCTGGGGGCGCGCCGCATCCCGGCGCTGCCGGGGACGGGCCGCACGGACGGCCGCCATCCGCTGCGGAGCCTCGACCTGCCGGGGATGAGTCTGTTCGCCGTGGCGCTGCTGTGCCTGCTGCTCTTCCTGATGGACATCGGCAGCGGCGCCTGGTATCTGCTGGTGCTCACCCTCGCGGCCGGTGCCGGTTTCCTGTGGCGCGAGCTGCGTACGGCGGAGCCGTTCATCGACGTACGCGTGCTCGGCGGGAACCTGCCGCTCGTCGCCACCTACACCCGCGCACTGCTCTGTTACGTCGTCACCTACGCCTTCCTGTACGGGTTCACCCAGTGGACCGAGCAGGGCCGCGGGCTGTCCGCCTCCCAGGCCGGGCTGGTCCAACTGCCCCTGTTCGCCACGGCGATCGTCGTCTCCACGCTCACGGGACGGCGGCAGGCGGTGCGGGGGAAGCTCGTGGTGGGCGCCGTGGGGCAGATCGCGGCCTGCGCCCTGCTGCTCCTGCTGAGCACCGGCAGCCCGGTGTGGATGCTGCCGGCCGTGATGGCCGTCCTCGGCGTCCCGCAGGGTCTGAACGGCCTCGCCCTCCAGAACGCCGTCTACCACCAGGCCGGCAGCGACCGCATCGGCTCCTCCGCCGGGCTGCTGCGCACCTTCGGCTACCTCGGCGCGATCACCGCGTCGGCCGCCAACGGCGCCTTCTTCGGCCAACGCGCCGACACCGGCGGGCTGCACCATCTGGCCTGGTTCATGCTCGCCGCCAGTGTCCTGTTCCTGCTGGTGACCGTCCTCGACCGCTCGCTGCGTCGCATCGGCGAGAACTGA
- a CDS encoding dihydroxyacetone kinase subunit DhaK, with translation MARYFENGAGELVTAALSGFARAHADLVRYEPADGYVTARHTAPARRVGLLSGGGSGHEPLHAGYVGAGMLDAACPGRVFASPHNRQIFRASRAVARPEGVLHIVKNYTGDRINFGIAAERLADAGIACGRVLVDDDLATDSQDIAAGRRGTGATVLLEKVLGAAADTGIGLDQLVKLGTGLAGRCRTLAVASAAHHAPATGEPAFVLPPGELEYGVGIHGERAARTRAQGAVGELVQGMTEALLDAVRPGPEGPVVALVNGLGSVTPLELYGVFGELGRVLDARGVRLARQLVGDYVTALDMRGFSLTLMAADRAALDLYDAPVHTAALRW, from the coding sequence ATGGCCAGGTACTTCGAGAACGGCGCCGGGGAGCTCGTCACCGCCGCACTGTCCGGTTTCGCCCGTGCGCACGCGGATCTGGTGCGGTACGAACCGGCGGACGGATACGTCACCGCCCGGCACACCGCTCCCGCGCGGCGGGTGGGGCTGCTGTCGGGGGGCGGGTCCGGGCACGAGCCGCTGCATGCCGGGTACGTCGGCGCGGGCATGCTGGATGCCGCGTGTCCCGGAAGGGTCTTCGCCTCGCCGCACAACCGGCAGATCTTCCGGGCGTCGCGCGCGGTGGCGCGGCCCGAGGGCGTGCTGCACATCGTCAAGAACTACACGGGCGACCGGATCAACTTCGGCATCGCGGCCGAGCGCCTCGCCGACGCGGGGATCGCCTGTGGGCGGGTCCTCGTCGACGACGATCTCGCGACCGATTCGCAGGACATCGCCGCCGGCCGGCGCGGTACGGGTGCCACGGTGCTGCTGGAGAAGGTGCTGGGCGCCGCCGCGGACACCGGCATAGGGCTCGACCAGCTGGTGAAGCTGGGCACGGGCCTGGCGGGCCGGTGCCGTACGCTCGCCGTCGCCTCCGCCGCCCACCACGCACCGGCCACCGGTGAGCCCGCGTTCGTCCTGCCGCCCGGCGAGCTGGAGTACGGCGTCGGCATCCATGGCGAGCGCGCCGCCCGCACCCGGGCGCAGGGAGCCGTGGGTGAGCTGGTTCAGGGGATGACGGAGGCTCTGCTGGACGCGGTGCGGCCCGGTCCCGAGGGGCCCGTCGTGGCCCTCGTCAACGGGCTCGGTTCGGTCACCCCGCTGGAGTTGTACGGCGTCTTCGGCGAGCTGGGACGGGTGCTCGACGCCCGGGGAGTAAGGCTCGCGCGGCAACTGGTCGGTGACTACGTCACGGCGCTGGACATGCGGGGGTTCTCGCTCACCCTCATGGCCGCCGACCGGGCCGCCCTGGATCTCTACGACGCACCGGTGCACACCGCGGCACTGCGGTGGTGA
- the dhaL gene encoding dihydroxyacetone kinase subunit DhaL has product MSNALDGTRTRDWAGHFAESVDATEAELTALDQQAGDGDFGANLAAGVRAAGPLLDRLEASAGPAQYLGAMATAFLDEVGGTSGPLFGLLFQALGRAAGPGPELTTKALAEGAAEGLAAIRRVGDASPGDKTLVDALAPAAEALRAAGQAPPADALAAAAEEAWRGVRETASQAARMGRASYLGERATGVPDPGAVGIALFFASALGTVRSLAPHLAGD; this is encoded by the coding sequence ATGAGCAACGCACTCGACGGCACACGGACCCGCGACTGGGCGGGGCACTTCGCGGAGTCGGTCGACGCCACCGAGGCCGAGCTGACCGCGCTCGACCAGCAGGCGGGGGACGGGGACTTCGGTGCCAATCTCGCCGCCGGCGTCCGGGCCGCCGGTCCGCTGCTCGACCGGTTGGAGGCGTCGGCGGGCCCGGCGCAGTATCTCGGCGCCATGGCCACGGCCTTCCTCGACGAGGTCGGCGGAACCAGCGGCCCGCTGTTCGGCCTGCTGTTCCAGGCGCTCGGCCGGGCCGCCGGCCCGGGGCCGGAGCTGACGACGAAGGCGCTCGCCGAAGGTGCCGCCGAGGGCTTGGCGGCCATCCGGCGGGTGGGCGACGCCTCGCCCGGCGACAAGACACTCGTCGACGCGCTGGCACCGGCCGCCGAAGCGCTGCGGGCGGCCGGGCAGGCACCGCCCGCCGACGCCCTGGCCGCGGCTGCGGAGGAGGCGTGGCGGGGTGTGCGCGAGACGGCCTCGCAGGCGGCGCGCATGGGGCGCGCCAGCTACCTGGGCGAGCGCGCGACCGGAGTGCCGGACCCGGGTGCCGTGGGCATAGCACTGTTCTTCGCCTCCGCCCTCGGCACGGTGCGGTCGCTGGCACCCCACCTCGCCGGCGACTGA
- a CDS encoding HAD family phosphatase, with translation MTAHRILSWSPSAIVFDCDGTLMDTERHWQDARTITFRLFGLTPPAGFADRAKGVHYTECGALMAQETGKPELVDELAGTLLSTFTALVEEDPVTMPGAAALVRLAARHRPLAVASNCPRVTVESCLDRAGLLSCFEHIVVADVEVRPKPEPDVYRVAARLCGVPPEEALAVEDSLTGMESARRAGLRVIGLGTRPPGPEAEQADLWVESLADPDLLSWARSRLGA, from the coding sequence ATGACAGCTCATCGAATCCTCTCCTGGTCCCCGTCCGCCATCGTCTTCGACTGCGACGGCACGCTGATGGACACGGAAAGGCACTGGCAGGACGCCCGCACCATCACCTTCCGGCTGTTCGGGCTCACCCCTCCCGCAGGGTTCGCCGACCGGGCGAAGGGCGTCCACTACACGGAATGCGGCGCCCTCATGGCCCAGGAGACCGGTAAACCGGAACTCGTGGACGAATTGGCCGGCACGCTGCTGAGCACCTTCACCGCGCTGGTCGAGGAGGACCCGGTGACGATGCCGGGCGCCGCCGCGCTGGTCCGGCTGGCCGCCCGCCACCGTCCGCTCGCGGTGGCGAGCAACTGCCCCCGGGTCACGGTGGAGTCGTGCCTCGACCGCGCCGGACTCCTCAGCTGCTTCGAGCACATCGTGGTCGCGGACGTGGAGGTGCGGCCGAAACCGGAGCCGGACGTCTACAGAGTCGCCGCCCGCCTCTGCGGCGTACCGCCCGAGGAGGCCCTTGCCGTGGAGGACTCGCTGACCGGGATGGAGTCGGCCCGCCGGGCGGGCCTCCGCGTCATCGGCCTCGGAACACGCCCGCCGGGCCCGGAGGCGGAGCAGGCCGACCTGTGGGTCGAGAGCCTCGCCGACCCGGACCTGCTCAGCTGGGCCCGTAGCCGCCTCGGTGCGTAA
- a CDS encoding TetR/AcrR family transcriptional regulator — MQDRARATRKVLLESAAHLFVERGYAGTSVNDISDHSGKTSGAIYFHYSSKEKLALAVVRAQFATWPQLAAAYAAPGVPPLEKLVVLSFRVAQSLSEDVLARAGARLWAERRAIEAPVPTPFNAWALACARLLAQARTRGELAEGVEPSAAAVALVCGFFGHCTLTDEMPGKWGWTERLEQWWGMVLASLQAEPDPAGLLARARARIPAQSDASRSGALPAERLSG; from the coding sequence GTGCAGGACAGAGCGCGCGCAACCCGCAAAGTGCTGCTGGAATCGGCGGCACATCTATTCGTCGAACGGGGATATGCGGGAACGAGTGTCAATGACATAAGCGACCACTCGGGAAAGACGAGCGGGGCCATCTATTTCCATTACTCCAGCAAGGAGAAGCTCGCGCTGGCCGTCGTCCGCGCGCAGTTCGCCACCTGGCCGCAGCTCGCCGCCGCGTACGCCGCGCCCGGTGTCCCACCGCTGGAGAAGCTGGTCGTCCTCAGCTTCCGCGTCGCCCAGTCCCTCAGCGAGGACGTCCTGGCGCGGGCGGGCGCACGGCTGTGGGCGGAGCGCCGCGCCATCGAGGCTCCCGTGCCGACACCGTTCAACGCCTGGGCACTCGCCTGTGCCCGGCTCCTCGCCCAGGCCCGGACGCGGGGCGAACTCGCCGAGGGGGTCGAGCCGTCGGCGGCCGCCGTGGCGCTCGTATGCGGGTTCTTCGGGCACTGCACCCTCACCGACGAGATGCCCGGCAAGTGGGGCTGGACCGAACGGCTGGAGCAGTGGTGGGGCATGGTCCTCGCATCCCTCCAGGCGGAACCCGATCCGGCGGGTCTGCTCGCACGGGCACGGGCCCGGATTCCCGCGCAGTCCGACGCGTCACGCTCCGGCGCCCTCCCGGCCGAGCGGCTGAGCGGCTGA